In a genomic window of Zingiber officinale cultivar Zhangliang chromosome 9B, Zo_v1.1, whole genome shotgun sequence:
- the LOC122024254 gene encoding O-fucosyltransferase 38-like isoform X1, with amino-acid sequence MVNPRSSSSYRLRRSRFVVPPTIYRLALILLAFSVFLFLVSQRQIPVFDRGPSLPQKSSELEERLWDSASGYGYRPCVKPTHKYAAPQNQKHYLTVRSNGGLNQMRTGICDMVAVARLMNATLIIPQLDKRSFWQDTSTFSDIFDESHFIKALENDVHIVSELPKEMESAPRVRKHFTSWSSASYYEGMSQMWKDYEVIHVPKSDSRLANNDLPVDIQRLRCRAMYYALRFSNPIESLGKKLVERLKSHGPYIALHLRYEKDMLAFTGCTYGLTDIEAGELKILRENTNHWKMKGINSTEQRLGGFCPLTPKEVGVFLHSMGYPSSTWIYIAAGDIYGGETYLSDLRSQFPNLVSKESLATVEELKEFAKHATQTAAIDYIVSIESDVFIPSYTGNMARAVEGHRRFLGHRKTINPDRKGLVKLFDMLEKGELKEDTKFSSLVIDMHKHRQGAPRKRYGSLPGSKGRDRFRTEESFYENPFPECICPTDHH; translated from the exons ATGGTTAACCCTAGATCTTCGTCTTCGTATCGTCTTCGTCGATCTCGTTTCGTGGTTCCTCCGACAATTTATCGCCTCGCGTTGATCCTCCTCGCCTTCtccgtcttcctcttcctcgtatCTCAGAGGCAGATTCCCGTGTTCGATCGGGGTCCATCGCTGCCTCAGAAGTCGTCG GAATTAGAAGAGCGACTATGGGATTCTGCTTCTGGTTATGGATACCGTCCTTGTGTCAAGCCAACCCATAAATATGCAG CTCCCCAGAATCAGAAGCACTACTTAACTGTCAGAAGTAATGGAGGACTTAACCAAATGCGCACTGGT ATCTGTGATATGGTTGCTGTTGCTCGCTTGATGAATGCCACACTAATAATTCCACAGTTGGATAAACGTTCTTTTTGGCAAGACACTAG CACCTTTTCTGATATTTTTGATGAGTCTCACTTTATTAAAGCTCTAGAGAATGATGTACACATTGTGAGTGAGTTACCAAAGGAGATGGAGTCAGCTCCAAGGGTTCGTAAGCACTTTACTTCTTGGTCCAGTGCAAGTTATTATGAGGGAATGTCACAAATGTGGAAGGATTATGAG GTCATTCATGTCCCCAAATCTGATTCCAGGCTGGCAAACAATGACCTTCCTGTTGATATTCAAAGGTTGCGTTGTCGTGCTATGTATTATGCCCTCCGTTTCTCAAATCCCATAGAAAGCCTTGGAAAG AAGCTAGTGGAACGGCTGAAGTCACATGGCCCATATATCGCTCTTCATCTGCGTTATGAGAAGGATATGCTGGCTTTTACTGGTTGTACCTATGGTCTTACTGATATTGAAGCTGGAGAACTCAAAATTTTGAG GGAGAATACAAATCACTGGAAGATGAAGGGTATAAATTCAACTGAACAAAGACTAGGTGGTTTCTGCCCTCTGACTCCCAAGGAGGTCGGTGTCTTTCTGCATTCTATGGGATATCCGTCATCCACATGGATTTACATTGCGGCTGGTGACATCTATGGTGGTGAAACTTACCTTTCCGATTTAAGGTCTCAGTTTCCGAACTTAGTTTCCAAG GAGAGTTTGGCAACTGTTGAAGAATTAAAGGAATTTGCAAAGCATGCTACTCAAACTGCAGCTATTGACTACATTGTCTCAATTGAAAGTGATGTATTTATACCTTCATATACTGGAAATATGGCAAGAGCTGTTGAGGGTCATAGGAGATTTTTAGGACACCGCAAGACAATTAATCCAGATAG GAAAGGATTGGTAAAACTCTTTGATATGTTGGAAAAAGGAGAGCTGAAAGAAGATACAAAATTTTCTTCACTAGTAATTGATATGCACAAACACAG ACAGGGAGCGCCAAGAAAGAGGTATGGATCTCTGCCTGGAAGTAAAGGCCGGGATCGGTTTAGAACTGAAGAATCATTTTATGAAAACCCATTTCCTGAGTGCATTTGCCCAACAGATCACCATTGA
- the LOC122024254 gene encoding O-fucosyltransferase 38-like isoform X2, translating to MDTVLVSSQPINMQICDMVAVARLMNATLIIPQLDKRSFWQDTSTFSDIFDESHFIKALENDVHIVSELPKEMESAPRVRKHFTSWSSASYYEGMSQMWKDYEVIHVPKSDSRLANNDLPVDIQRLRCRAMYYALRFSNPIESLGKKLVERLKSHGPYIALHLRYEKDMLAFTGCTYGLTDIEAGELKILRENTNHWKMKGINSTEQRLGGFCPLTPKEVGVFLHSMGYPSSTWIYIAAGDIYGGETYLSDLRSQFPNLVSKESLATVEELKEFAKHATQTAAIDYIVSIESDVFIPSYTGNMARAVEGHRRFLGHRKTINPDRKGLVKLFDMLEKGELKEDTKFSSLVIDMHKHRQGAPRKRYGSLPGSKGRDRFRTEESFYENPFPECICPTDHH from the exons ATGGATACCGTCCTTGTGTCAAGCCAACCCATAAATATGCAG ATCTGTGATATGGTTGCTGTTGCTCGCTTGATGAATGCCACACTAATAATTCCACAGTTGGATAAACGTTCTTTTTGGCAAGACACTAG CACCTTTTCTGATATTTTTGATGAGTCTCACTTTATTAAAGCTCTAGAGAATGATGTACACATTGTGAGTGAGTTACCAAAGGAGATGGAGTCAGCTCCAAGGGTTCGTAAGCACTTTACTTCTTGGTCCAGTGCAAGTTATTATGAGGGAATGTCACAAATGTGGAAGGATTATGAG GTCATTCATGTCCCCAAATCTGATTCCAGGCTGGCAAACAATGACCTTCCTGTTGATATTCAAAGGTTGCGTTGTCGTGCTATGTATTATGCCCTCCGTTTCTCAAATCCCATAGAAAGCCTTGGAAAG AAGCTAGTGGAACGGCTGAAGTCACATGGCCCATATATCGCTCTTCATCTGCGTTATGAGAAGGATATGCTGGCTTTTACTGGTTGTACCTATGGTCTTACTGATATTGAAGCTGGAGAACTCAAAATTTTGAG GGAGAATACAAATCACTGGAAGATGAAGGGTATAAATTCAACTGAACAAAGACTAGGTGGTTTCTGCCCTCTGACTCCCAAGGAGGTCGGTGTCTTTCTGCATTCTATGGGATATCCGTCATCCACATGGATTTACATTGCGGCTGGTGACATCTATGGTGGTGAAACTTACCTTTCCGATTTAAGGTCTCAGTTTCCGAACTTAGTTTCCAAG GAGAGTTTGGCAACTGTTGAAGAATTAAAGGAATTTGCAAAGCATGCTACTCAAACTGCAGCTATTGACTACATTGTCTCAATTGAAAGTGATGTATTTATACCTTCATATACTGGAAATATGGCAAGAGCTGTTGAGGGTCATAGGAGATTTTTAGGACACCGCAAGACAATTAATCCAGATAG GAAAGGATTGGTAAAACTCTTTGATATGTTGGAAAAAGGAGAGCTGAAAGAAGATACAAAATTTTCTTCACTAGTAATTGATATGCACAAACACAG ACAGGGAGCGCCAAGAAAGAGGTATGGATCTCTGCCTGGAAGTAAAGGCCGGGATCGGTTTAGAACTGAAGAATCATTTTATGAAAACCCATTTCCTGAGTGCATTTGCCCAACAGATCACCATTGA